A segment of the Mangrovimonas sp. YM274 genome:
GGCTGATCTCCCCCAAGAGCTCACATCGACGGGGGGGTTTGGCACCTCGATGTCGGCTCGTCACATCCTGGGGCTGGAGAAGGTCCCAAGGGTTGGGCTGTTCGCCCATTAAAGTGGCACGCGAGCTGGGTTCAGAACGTCGTGAGACAGTTCGGTCTCTATCTACTGTGGGCGTTAGAAATTTGAGTGGATCTGACTCTAGTACGAGAGGACCGAGTTGGACGAACCTCTAGTGTACCTGTTGTTCCGCCAGGGGCATTGCAGGGTAGCTACGTTCGGAAGGGATAAGCGCTGAAAGCATATAAGCGCGAAACCCACCACAAGATGAGATTTCTTTAAAGGGCCGTGGAAGATGACCACGTCGATAGGCTACAGGTGTAAAGGCAGTAATGTCATAGCCGAGTAGTACTAATAACCCGTAGGCTTATTGTACGCGTTCTTTTTATAGGTTGCAAAAAATATTTCATGGATATGTTTCCATTATGTTAAGATATTGGTCCAGAAATGGACAGACGATTTAAGGCGGTTATAGCGACGGGGCTCACCTCTTACCTTTCCGAACAGAGAAGTTAAGCCCGTTAGCGCCGATGGTACTGCACCTGTGGGAGAGTAGGTCGTCGCCTTTTTTGAAGCCCCCAGCATCAACTGCTGGGGGCTTTTTTGTTTTTGGATACTTCACCATTTATGACGCTTAATTTATTTTTCTGATAAAATTATTTCTGTTAATTCGCTTTAAGTGAGGTTAAGGATAACACTCTATATTTTCACTTTACGTTAGATTCAAGGTTATTGTCCTGTGTGGTAGTATGGGGTATAGGGCTATCGTTAAGTCTAGTCTTCAACTTCATAAGAGTTTGGTACATGCTTTTTAAAAATACTTAAAGATGTAATCGATTGAAAAAGTTCAATTAATTCACAATACTTTCTGTTTGACAACGTATTTGACTGCGTCATATTCCATGGCATGCTAGTTGTATAAAGGTGTTAGTTACTAATATATTAAGCATTGGGTTGTAAATAGTGTATATCGGTAAAAAATTGTTAGTTTTTTTGTGGATATGATAATTAATTTTTACATTAGTGTAATCGATTACAGCATTATCTGTTGTTTTATCGAGTTACAGGATAGGAGTTTAACTGATTGAAGCTAAACCACCGAAACCGTAGTAAATGGAATGCAAGTAACCAACTATAATCATTTAACAAGCATCTAATGATTAAAAAACTACTTTCCCTATTAGTGTTGTTGCTATTGGCAACTCAAGTCAGTTATTCTCAAGAAGCCTTAATTGATTTTAATTTTCAAGAAACCGATATGCCCGAAGGTATTATATCGGATGGAACCATTTCAACCGGTGGTCCAGTTAACAATTGTACAGAATGTTCTGAGGGACGTCTTGTAGTAAGTACTGGTGGTTATTTGCAAGGCGATGTGTCTAGTTGTGGGGTGTTTTTGGTTAAAATGAAATCTTCTGGAAGCACACCAAGGACTGTGACGGTAAAGTACCAACATTTGGGTTCGGAAGATTATATAATTGCTGGTGATGTTTCTGTGGTGCAGTCGGGAACTGGACTATATGAGCTTACAGATCTTTTTCCTGCACTTCAAACACCTGGGACTACTTCCATTCGTTTGGAAAATGCTCCTAGCGGTGGGCAAGTACATATTCATGATTTATATATAGAATCTAGTGCCGATTTGTTTTCAGAAGCAGACATTCTTACGTTTAACTTGCCTGGTCAGGTAGGTGAAGAAATAATCGATATAGATGCCAATACTATTGGTGTATCAGTTCCTATTGGAATGGATTTAACTTCAGTTATTCCTGAAGAAATAGAAATATCTCCTTCGGCAACTATTTCACCTTCGGTAGGCACAGCGAGGGATTTTTCTGTGGGAAATAATGTAAGTTATACAGTAACGTCACAAGATGGTAATACCATTAAAGAATGGTTGGTAAGTGTTTCCGAAGTGGTGTCTAGTGAAAAGGACATTACAGCGTTCACATTGGTCGAAAATCAAATAGGAGAAACCATCATTGACAGTGAAGCGGGAACGATTGAAGTGACCGTGCCAGAATCTGTGGATGTTACCAATCTTGTTCCAACGACGTTGACAATTTCACCCTTTGCAGACATAACACCTTCGGCAGATACCCCTCGTGATTTTTCTAGTCCAGTTGAATATACCGTGACCGCGCAAGACAACAGCACAAAAACTTGGACGATTACTGTTTTTGAGGAATTGCCTTTTTACAGTTTGGACGTGTCAGTTACAGGAATTGGAAATGTGACTTTAAGTCCGGAAGGCGGTATGTATGAAGAAGGAACGGTGGTAGCCCTTACAGCGGAGCCTATTTGGGATGCTACCTTTACTGGATGGGCCGGAGACTTAAGCGGTAATGAATTGGAAGAGACCATAACTATGGATGGTTCTAAAAGTGTGACGGCTACTTTTTCAGCAGATGTGGAATTGGATTTTGAGGTTCCTGTGGGATTTGCTTCCGTTGATACAGGTGCTGAATACCAAAACTACGATTTCAGTTTTAATGGTCCTGTAAACGGAGGTCAAGGAGCTGCTGATACGCTTTGGGTGAATGGTCCTGACGATTTTGACATGTTGGCTTGGCATTTATATTATAGAAATAGGGCCTACAAAGGGCTTTCGGGAACCAATGGCGTTAGCGCAACGCCAGAAGTCATTGTTTTTACAGAAGGGGTTTACGAAGAAGGCACTTCCGATTCTTCGGCTTGGGGGAATCATATGTTGACGGTTCAGGAGCAAGGAGATTTAACCATTATTGGTGAACAAAATGTGGTTTTAAAGTTTGGATTAAACATTAAGCGATCTTGGAATGTGTTGATTCGCAACCTGACGTTTTATGATTATTATGATGACGGAATCAATATTGGAGAACCGGAAACCCACCACATATGGGTAGACCATTGTACGGTTGGACATCCTGATACAAGACCTGAAGATCAAGATCATCCTGATGGCGGAATTGACGTTAAAGGAGGAGCAAGTTATATATCCTTATCTTGGAATATTTTGAGAAATAGTTGGAAGACCAATCTTATTGGGCATTCCGATAGCAATGGATCGGAAGATATGGGGAAATTGAAAGTGACCCTTTATGCCAACCATTATTTCAATAGTAATTCCAGAAACCCAAGAGTGCGTTTTGGAGAGGTTCACGTGTTGAACAATTTGGTGGAAGGAATTACGCTTTACGGTATAGCAGCTTCCAACCAATCGCAGGTATATGCCGAGAATAATTTCTATCTCAATACGCGTTGGCCAATGTACGCCGATAGAACAGCTTCCGATTTTCAAGCAATTTATGGTGTAAATACTGATAACACTTTTACTTCCAAAACGGGAAATTATCCAGCAACGGCGTTGAAGCAAGTAGGGAATGCTTATGATGATAGTGAACTTCCTATAATTACTTCACAAATCAATCCAGAGATGTTGAACCCGGGAGGCCGTTCGGTAAAATTTGATGAATTGAATCCTGAAGGAATTTTTGAGCCTGCTTCCTATTACGAGTATGAAGCATTTCCTGCCGATGTTGTTGAAGAATTGATTCCCCTTTATGCTGGAGCAGATGTTATTGATTTCTTCCAAACGGAGTCCCTTGGTGTATTGGATCTGGAGGAGCAGTTGTTTAAGTTGTATCCTAATCCAGTTAAGGATTATTTGGTATTGCAACATGCTGCCGCGCAACCGGAAGGAACGATAGCAGTGTATAGTTTAACTGGAGTAAAGGTTATGTCCATAAATGTTAAGGAACAGAGCACCATTACTTACATTAACCTTGCAACCTTGGCAAATGGATTGTATGTGGTGCATTATAAAGATGCTCAGAAACAGCAGCAGTTCAAAATAGTGAAAGGATAGATTCTTATAAGAATATGGTTATTGGAGCCCTAAATAGTTTGTTAAGTTGATAATTTTTAAAAAGGAGAAGAGCTCTCTTTGGACAGATTATATATTTAATTTTAAAAACTAACATTATGAAAAAACAATTACTAAAAGTTGCAATGATTGCCATTCCTTTTGTAGGATTGATGTCATTTAAGAGCTCCCCAATGTTTTTTGGAGTGGGATGGACTATTTACCATGCCGATGTAATGCCGGATCTATTTGATCCTCCTTTTCAAGAATCCAGTGCAGGAACAGATTTTTCCAATGAAATTATTGAAGACCCAGATGATTCTAATAACAACTTATTGGAAATGGAATGTCCAGGAACTTCTTTTTATTGGCGAATGAATTTTGCCAATAACGATATTATGGTTGATAATTTAACTGTGGCAATGCGTATAAAAGGAAATGCTGATTATGATGTACCCATGGATATTGATATGCACTATAATGATGTGAGAACCCGTATATCCTTTGATAAAAGCTATAATGATCTCACTAATGTAGCCCGCGTAAGAAATGGAGAAGGAGAAACTACCGAATTAGGTATTGATTTGGATGAGTGGCATACCTATCGTTTTACTATGACCTCTGAACAAGCTTTACTTTATATAGATGAAAGTGACACTCCTGTTATGACTATTACTCCTCAATCATCTGAAAGTGGAAACAGTCACTTCCGTTTTGGTGATGGGTCCTCTACAGAAGGAGAGTTTGGTGCTTCTGTTGATTGGGTTGTGTGGGATGTGACCGGAGCGTATTCTCCATCAGAGTTGGAGTTGCCCATGGAAGTATTGAGCGTAGATTCATATGTAGCAAATAAGGTTTGGGTTGGACCAGTGCCAACAAACAATGTCCTGCATGTTAATCATCCAAATTCAACTGGCGATTCTCAAATAAAGGTATTTAATCTGTCAGGGAAATTGGTGAAATCTATCGAAACACAAGGAAATTTAAACCGAACTGAAATAGACATGAGCCAATTGGCTGCAGGCTTATACATTATAAAATATCAAAATGGAGGCCAAGAGCAGCAGTTCAAAGTTTTAAAAGAATAATAACAGTTAGCAATTTATAAGATTATGTAAAAGCATACTATTGTTAATGATGACAAATAAAAAAGTCCAACCATTCGGTTGGACTTTTTTCAATATGTATTTTATTGAGTTAATCTCTCAAAACACCTCTAGAAATTACAATTTTTTGGATTTCTGAAGTTCCTTCGTAAATCTGGGTAATTTTGGCATCACGCATTAAACGCTCTACATGGTATTCTTTTACGAATCCATTTCCACCGTGAATTTGAACAGCCTCTACAGTTTGTTCCATAGCCACTTTTGAGGCGTATAATTTTGCCATGGCACTGGACATATCATAATTATTACCATTGTCTTTGTCCCAAGCAGCTTTGAACACCAACATACGAGCGGCTTCAATTTCGGTTGCCATATCTGCCAATTTAAAGGCGATGGCTTGATGGTTGCAAATTTCAGTTCCGAAAGCTTTTCTTTCTTTGGAATATTTTAATGCTAATTCATAAGCACCTGAAGCAATTCCTAAAGCTTGAGAAGCAATCCCAATACGTCCACCAGATAAGGTTTTCATAGCAAACTTGAATCCGAAACCATCTTCACCAATTCTATTCTCTTTAGGAACTTTTACGTCATTAAATTGAAGGGTGTGAGTGTCACTTCCTCTAATTCCTAATTTATCTTCTTTTGGACCAATGTGGAAACCTTCCATGCCCTTTTCTACAATAAAAGCGTTGATTCCTCTGTGTCCTTTTTCACGATCGGTTTGTGCAATTACCAAATATACATCGGCACGGCCACCATTGGTGATCCAGTTTTTGGTACCATTCAATAAATAGTAATCACCCTTGTCAATAGCGGTAGTAGCCTGAGACGTTGCATCACTACCGGCTTCAGGCTCACTTAAACAAAATGCTCCAAGATTTTCCCCTGTAGCCAATTTGGTTAGGTACTTTTCTTTTTGAGCTTCATTTCCATAAGCTTCAAGGCCATAGCATACCAAAGAATTATTCACAGATACCATTACGGAAGCAGAAGCGTCTATTTTAGACAATTCTTCCATAATTAATACATACGAAATGGCATCCATACCACTACCTCCATATTTAGGATCTACCATGATTCCTAAAAATCCAAGGTCTCCCATCTTTTTCACCAACTCATCAGGGAATTCCTGTTTGTTGTCACGCTCTATTACGCCCGGAAGCAGTTCTGTTTGAGCAAAATCACGAGCGGCATCGCGAATCATTATATGTTCTTCGGTAAGCTTAAAATCTATCATGAAAAATTAAATTATTGAATTGTTAAAAAACGAGTGCAAATATAGTATTTTGCTGCGATTTTTTCAATAAGGATTATTATTTTTACACATATGACAACAAGGAGCTATAAAGTTTTAGGAGTTATGTCTGGAACCTCATTGGATGGGGTCGACTTAATTAACGTTTCATTTCATTTTGATGGAAAATGGTCCTACCAAATTCATCAAGCAGAAACAATTGCATATTCCAAAAAATGGGAGGCAACCTTGAAACGCTTGGTCGATTTTTCTAAAGATACTCTTTCGCAAATTGATGAAGACTATACCAAATATTTGTCTGGATTGATACGCGATTTTATAATAAAGTATCGCATAGATTCATTGGATGCAGTGTGCTCTCATGGACACACGGCTTTGCACCAGCCCTCTGAGGGATTGACATATCAAATCGGCAATCTGCCTGTTATTTCTCAATTGTTGGAACAAAAAGTGGTGTGCGATTTTAGAGTTCAGGATGTTGAGCTTGGTGGACAGGGAGCACCTTTAGTGCCTATTGGAGATGCCCTATTGTTTTCGGAATATGATTTCTGTCTTAATTTGGGAGGCTTTGCAAATATTTCCACTGACATGAAAGGAAGTAGAATAGCCTACGATATATGTCCCGTAAATATTGTGTTAAACCATTATGTGCGACAATTAGGCCTAGATTATGACGACCAAGGACAAATAGCTCGATCAGGAAATTTGGATGAGACTTTGTTGGAACAATTGAATTCTCTTGAGTTTTACAAAATGAGCTTTCCGAAATCTCTAGGATTGGAATGGGTAGAAACCTCTATACTTCCTTTAATAGATGACGCTAGACTTTCTATAGAAGATATACTAAGAACTATTACAGAACATGCAGCCAACCAAATTTCGAAGG
Coding sequences within it:
- a CDS encoding DUF5018 domain-containing protein; its protein translation is MIKKLLSLLVLLLLATQVSYSQEALIDFNFQETDMPEGIISDGTISTGGPVNNCTECSEGRLVVSTGGYLQGDVSSCGVFLVKMKSSGSTPRTVTVKYQHLGSEDYIIAGDVSVVQSGTGLYELTDLFPALQTPGTTSIRLENAPSGGQVHIHDLYIESSADLFSEADILTFNLPGQVGEEIIDIDANTIGVSVPIGMDLTSVIPEEIEISPSATISPSVGTARDFSVGNNVSYTVTSQDGNTIKEWLVSVSEVVSSEKDITAFTLVENQIGETIIDSEAGTIEVTVPESVDVTNLVPTTLTISPFADITPSADTPRDFSSPVEYTVTAQDNSTKTWTITVFEELPFYSLDVSVTGIGNVTLSPEGGMYEEGTVVALTAEPIWDATFTGWAGDLSGNELEETITMDGSKSVTATFSADVELDFEVPVGFASVDTGAEYQNYDFSFNGPVNGGQGAADTLWVNGPDDFDMLAWHLYYRNRAYKGLSGTNGVSATPEVIVFTEGVYEEGTSDSSAWGNHMLTVQEQGDLTIIGEQNVVLKFGLNIKRSWNVLIRNLTFYDYYDDGINIGEPETHHIWVDHCTVGHPDTRPEDQDHPDGGIDVKGGASYISLSWNILRNSWKTNLIGHSDSNGSEDMGKLKVTLYANHYFNSNSRNPRVRFGEVHVLNNLVEGITLYGIAASNQSQVYAENNFYLNTRWPMYADRTASDFQAIYGVNTDNTFTSKTGNYPATALKQVGNAYDDSELPIITSQINPEMLNPGGRSVKFDELNPEGIFEPASYYEYEAFPADVVEELIPLYAGADVIDFFQTESLGVLDLEEQLFKLYPNPVKDYLVLQHAAAQPEGTIAVYSLTGVKVMSINVKEQSTITYINLATLANGLYVVHYKDAQKQQQFKIVKG
- a CDS encoding T9SS type A sorting domain-containing protein, with product MKKQLLKVAMIAIPFVGLMSFKSSPMFFGVGWTIYHADVMPDLFDPPFQESSAGTDFSNEIIEDPDDSNNNLLEMECPGTSFYWRMNFANNDIMVDNLTVAMRIKGNADYDVPMDIDMHYNDVRTRISFDKSYNDLTNVARVRNGEGETTELGIDLDEWHTYRFTMTSEQALLYIDESDTPVMTITPQSSESGNSHFRFGDGSSTEGEFGASVDWVVWDVTGAYSPSELELPMEVLSVDSYVANKVWVGPVPTNNVLHVNHPNSTGDSQIKVFNLSGKLVKSIETQGNLNRTEIDMSQLAAGLYIIKYQNGGQEQQFKVLKE
- a CDS encoding acyl-CoA dehydrogenase, which gives rise to MDFKLTEEHIMIRDAARDFAQTELLPGVIERDNKQEFPDELVKKMGDLGFLGIMVDPKYGGSGMDAISYVLIMEELSKIDASASVMVSVNNSLVCYGLEAYGNEAQKEKYLTKLATGENLGAFCLSEPEAGSDATSQATTAIDKGDYYLLNGTKNWITNGGRADVYLVIAQTDREKGHRGINAFIVEKGMEGFHIGPKEDKLGIRGSDTHTLQFNDVKVPKENRIGEDGFGFKFAMKTLSGGRIGIASQALGIASGAYELALKYSKERKAFGTEICNHQAIAFKLADMATEIEAARMLVFKAAWDKDNGNNYDMSSAMAKLYASKVAMEQTVEAVQIHGGNGFVKEYHVERLMRDAKITQIYEGTSEIQKIVISRGVLRD
- a CDS encoding anhydro-N-acetylmuramic acid kinase, with the translated sequence MTTRSYKVLGVMSGTSLDGVDLINVSFHFDGKWSYQIHQAETIAYSKKWEATLKRLVDFSKDTLSQIDEDYTKYLSGLIRDFIIKYRIDSLDAVCSHGHTALHQPSEGLTYQIGNLPVISQLLEQKVVCDFRVQDVELGGQGAPLVPIGDALLFSEYDFCLNLGGFANISTDMKGSRIAYDICPVNIVLNHYVRQLGLDYDDQGQIARSGNLDETLLEQLNSLEFYKMSFPKSLGLEWVETSILPLIDDARLSIEDILRTITEHAANQISKEFEIKPGGTVLITGGGVYNSFLIERIKAKTKASIVIPSSEIINYKEALIFGFLGVLKMREEPNCLASVTGASHDHSSGQVYYQ